In one Chitinophaga sancti genomic region, the following are encoded:
- a CDS encoding DNA gyrase/topoisomerase IV subunit A codes for MSDIDNTQPTDESLHNIAHIGGMYESWFLDYASYVILERAVPSVEDGLKPVQRRILHAMKELDDGRFNKVANIIGTTMQFHPHGDASIGDAVVNLGQKDLLIDTQGNWGDVRTGDDAAAARYIEARLSKFALDVAYNPKTTSWQVSYDGRKNEPLTLPMKFPLLLAQGAEGIAVGLSTKILPHNFNELIDASIKYLRGRKFELYPDFMTGGMIDVANYNDGKRGGKVRVRAHIEEKDKKTLIVKDVPYGVTTTALMESIVKANDTGKIKIKKVVDNTAKDVEIEVQLAPGISPDITIDALYAFTDCEISVSPNACVIVEDKPRFITVSDLLRYSAEFTKDLLKRELEIKLGELNEKWHYTSLEKIFFEKQIYKELEEKHKDWDAVIAAIDKRFVPYKKNLKREIMREDIVKLTEKPVRRIYRLDINELNDQIKAIDADIKQVKHDLANLVDFTVAYYEGLQKKYGKGRERITEIKTFDTIQVQQVAMANTKIYVNRVEGFVGTSLKKDEFIADCSDLDNLIIFRKDGKMLVTKVADKTFVGKDIIHIDIFRKGDERTTYNMIYVDGKSGISYAKRFNVTGITLNKEYDLTTKGEKNSKVHYFTANPNGEAEVVSIRLSPNCAARNKEFDLFFETIAIKGRNSMGNQVTKYPIRTVKFKEAGVSTLAGQKLWYDDQVGRLNTEERGVYIGSFEGEDKVFVAFKNGTYELTNFELINRYDPNELVYIEKFNPEKIVSAIYFDADKKQFNAKRFKIETQTLNNKFSFIKEGQGNYLEMITTHSEPVILLKTGKKRSPEEEEIDLAEFVEVTGWKTVGTRIAGDDLISAELASEEEEPDEGNGNPQGELF; via the coding sequence ATGAGCGACATCGATAATACACAACCAACGGACGAATCCTTACATAACATTGCCCACATCGGGGGAATGTATGAAAGCTGGTTCCTGGACTACGCTTCCTATGTAATATTGGAACGTGCGGTACCCAGCGTGGAAGATGGATTAAAGCCAGTACAACGTCGTATTCTTCATGCCATGAAGGAACTGGATGACGGCCGCTTCAATAAGGTGGCCAACATCATCGGTACTACCATGCAGTTTCACCCACATGGTGATGCCTCCATCGGAGATGCGGTCGTGAACCTGGGGCAGAAAGACCTGTTGATCGACACACAGGGTAACTGGGGTGATGTACGCACCGGTGATGATGCGGCAGCTGCCCGTTATATAGAGGCTCGCCTCTCCAAATTTGCACTGGATGTAGCCTATAACCCAAAGACGACCTCCTGGCAGGTGAGTTACGACGGTCGTAAAAACGAGCCGCTGACCCTGCCCATGAAGTTCCCGCTGCTGCTGGCACAGGGAGCAGAGGGTATCGCCGTGGGCCTGTCTACCAAGATCCTGCCGCACAACTTCAACGAACTGATTGATGCTTCTATAAAATACCTGCGTGGCAGGAAGTTCGAACTCTACCCGGACTTCATGACCGGCGGTATGATCGACGTAGCTAACTACAACGACGGTAAACGTGGTGGTAAAGTACGTGTACGCGCCCACATCGAAGAGAAAGATAAAAAGACCCTCATCGTAAAGGACGTACCGTATGGTGTAACCACCACCGCCCTGATGGAATCCATCGTAAAGGCAAATGATACCGGCAAAATCAAGATCAAGAAAGTAGTAGACAATACTGCTAAAGATGTTGAAATTGAAGTACAGCTGGCCCCGGGTATCTCTCCTGATATCACCATTGATGCCCTCTATGCATTCACCGATTGTGAGATCTCTGTTTCTCCCAATGCCTGCGTGATCGTAGAAGATAAGCCCCGCTTCATCACCGTATCAGATCTGCTCCGCTACTCCGCAGAGTTCACCAAAGACCTGCTGAAACGTGAGCTGGAAATCAAGCTGGGTGAACTGAATGAGAAATGGCACTACACCTCCCTGGAAAAGATCTTCTTCGAAAAGCAGATCTACAAGGAGCTGGAAGAAAAGCATAAAGACTGGGATGCTGTGATCGCAGCCATCGACAAGCGCTTTGTACCTTATAAAAAGAACCTGAAGCGTGAGATCATGCGTGAAGATATCGTGAAACTGACTGAGAAGCCGGTGCGCCGTATCTACCGCCTCGATATCAACGAACTGAACGACCAGATCAAAGCGATCGATGCCGATATCAAACAGGTAAAACACGACCTGGCCAACCTGGTAGACTTTACCGTAGCCTACTACGAAGGTCTCCAGAAGAAGTACGGCAAAGGCCGCGAGCGTATCACCGAAATCAAAACCTTCGATACCATCCAGGTACAACAGGTGGCGATGGCGAATACCAAGATCTATGTGAATCGTGTAGAAGGTTTCGTAGGTACTTCCCTGAAAAAAGATGAATTCATCGCAGATTGTTCTGACCTGGATAACCTCATTATCTTCCGCAAGGATGGTAAGATGCTGGTGACGAAAGTAGCCGATAAAACCTTCGTAGGTAAGGATATTATTCATATCGATATCTTCCGCAAAGGCGACGAGCGTACTACTTACAATATGATCTATGTGGATGGTAAGTCCGGTATCAGCTACGCAAAACGCTTTAATGTAACGGGTATCACCCTGAATAAAGAATACGACCTCACTACGAAAGGAGAGAAGAACTCCAAAGTACATTATTTCACAGCGAACCCGAACGGGGAAGCGGAAGTGGTGAGCATCCGCCTGAGTCCTAACTGTGCAGCCAGGAACAAGGAGTTCGACCTGTTCTTCGAAACAATTGCGATCAAAGGGCGTAATTCAATGGGTAACCAGGTGACCAAGTACCCGATCCGTACGGTGAAATTCAAAGAGGCAGGTGTGTCTACATTAGCAGGGCAGAAGCTCTGGTACGATGACCAGGTGGGCCGCTTGAACACAGAGGAAAGAGGTGTGTACATTGGCTCATTCGAAGGAGAAGACAAAGTGTTTGTCGCATTTAAGAACGGTACTTACGAGCTGACAAACTTTGAGCTGATTAACCGTTACGATCCGAATGAACTGGTGTATATAGAGAAATTCAACCCGGAGAAGATCGTGTCAGCGATTTACTTCGATGCAGATAAGAAACAGTTCAATGCGAAGCGTTTCAAGATAGAAACCCAGACACTGAATAATAAATTCTCCTTTATTAAAGAAGGGCAGGGGAACTACCTGGAAATGATCACCACCCATTCTGAACCGGTGATCTTACTGAAAACAGGGAAGAAACGTAGTCCTGAAGAAGAGGAGATTGACCTCGCCGAATTTGTGGAAGTGACCGGCTGGAAAACAGTAGGTACGCGGATCGCAGGAGATGACCTGATCAGTGCAGAACTGGCAAGTGAGGAGGAAGAACCGGATGAAGGAAACGGCAATCCACAAGGTGAATTGTTCTAA
- the treZ gene encoding malto-oligosyltrehalose trehalohydrolase, which yields MKKTGAFYKQDHACTFCVWAPEKEQVTLHLIRPEDRSFAMTKDEEGYYSVTVENVVPGAQYYYHIDGQDLPDPASGWQPADIYGPSAVVDHEAYAWQDQQWHGMPFKDMVLYELHVGTFSPEGTFEGIIPYLDDLKDTGINALELMPVCQFPGERNWGYDGVFQYAVHHSYGGPEGLKKLVDACHQRGIAVFLDVVYNHLGGEGNSFHHFGPYFSQIYSIPWGSAINFDGAYSDGPKGYFANNVIHWLEQYHIDGLRLDAVHCIFDNSAVTLWEVIRDKVAQLTATTGRKYYLIGESDLNSPAILKNPSDGGMGLDAQWLDDFHHILYVLLDKEGQARYADFNQLEQLAKAYKDGFVHTGEYVQFRKRRYGRSSAGISGEHFVVFNQNHDQIGNRVKGERLSVLVDQGRLKVAAAAIFLSPYVPMLFMGEEYGEDNPFFFFVSYKEEEHIKGIQEGRKKEFESFLKEGEMFPDPQSEETFIQSKLDWGKRKRGKYRELLEWHKALIQLRRSNEVLQNMCKDDLFVQLIGGKGYVLHRQSRNGMEHLLCLFNLSEEVLEYEMPGFKKEWNKIMDAGAHTEKMRVGELLQLQPVSVVIFG from the coding sequence ATGAAAAAAACAGGGGCTTTTTATAAGCAGGATCATGCATGTACATTTTGCGTTTGGGCTCCGGAAAAAGAGCAGGTCACACTTCATCTTATCAGGCCAGAGGACCGGTCTTTTGCTATGACGAAAGATGAGGAAGGGTATTATTCCGTTACAGTAGAAAATGTAGTTCCAGGCGCACAGTATTACTATCACATTGATGGGCAGGATCTGCCTGACCCCGCTTCCGGCTGGCAGCCAGCGGATATTTACGGGCCATCAGCTGTGGTGGATCACGAGGCGTATGCCTGGCAGGACCAGCAGTGGCATGGCATGCCGTTTAAGGACATGGTGCTGTATGAACTGCATGTGGGCACCTTTTCTCCGGAAGGTACTTTTGAGGGGATCATTCCGTATCTGGATGATCTGAAAGATACCGGAATCAATGCACTGGAACTGATGCCGGTGTGCCAGTTTCCAGGAGAACGGAACTGGGGCTATGATGGAGTGTTTCAGTATGCAGTGCATCATTCTTACGGGGGGCCGGAAGGGCTGAAGAAATTAGTGGATGCCTGTCATCAACGGGGGATTGCTGTATTTTTGGATGTGGTGTATAATCACCTGGGAGGCGAGGGCAATTCTTTTCATCATTTTGGGCCTTATTTTTCGCAGATCTATTCTATTCCCTGGGGTAGTGCCATCAATTTCGACGGCGCCTATTCTGACGGTCCTAAAGGGTATTTTGCGAATAATGTGATTCATTGGTTAGAGCAGTATCATATTGATGGGTTGCGGCTGGATGCGGTGCATTGTATTTTTGATAACAGTGCGGTAACCCTTTGGGAAGTAATACGGGATAAGGTGGCGCAACTGACGGCTACCACGGGGCGGAAATATTATCTCATCGGAGAGAGTGATCTGAATTCGCCTGCGATACTCAAAAACCCCAGTGATGGTGGGATGGGATTAGATGCGCAGTGGCTGGATGATTTTCACCATATACTATATGTGTTGCTGGATAAGGAGGGGCAGGCAAGGTATGCGGATTTTAATCAGCTGGAGCAGTTAGCAAAAGCGTATAAGGATGGGTTTGTGCATACCGGGGAGTATGTGCAGTTCAGGAAGCGGCGTTATGGGCGTAGTTCTGCGGGGATTAGCGGGGAACATTTTGTGGTATTTAATCAGAACCATGATCAGATTGGGAACAGGGTGAAAGGGGAGCGCTTGTCTGTGCTGGTAGATCAGGGAAGGCTGAAGGTAGCGGCGGCGGCGATCTTTTTATCGCCTTATGTGCCGATGTTATTTATGGGGGAAGAATACGGGGAGGATAACCCGTTTTTCTTTTTTGTGAGTTATAAGGAGGAGGAACATATTAAGGGGATACAGGAGGGAAGGAAGAAGGAGTTCGAGTCGTTTTTGAAAGAGGGAGAGATGTTTCCTGATCCACAATCTGAGGAAACGTTTATTCAGTCGAAGCTGGATTGGGGAAAAAGGAAGCGGGGGAAGTACAGGGAGTTGCTGGAGTGGCACAAGGCGTTAATACAGTTAAGACGTTCGAATGAGGTGTTGCAGAATATGTGTAAGGATGATTTATTTGTGCAGTTGATTGGGGGGAAAGGGTATGTGCTGCACAGGCAGAGCAGGAATGGGATGGAGCATTTGTTGTGTTTATTTAATTTGTCGGAAGAGGTGTTGGAGTATGAGATGCCGGGTTTCAAAAAAGAATGGAATAAAATCATGGATGCAGGTGCTCATACTGAAAAAATGCGTGTTGGAGAGCTGTTGCAATTACAGCCGGTAAGCGTTGTTATTTTCGGATAG
- a CDS encoding alpha-amylase family glycosyl hydrolase produces the protein MDKKWWQTGIIYQVYPRSFQDSNGDGVGDLKGILQRLDYLQWLGINAVWLSPIYPSPMADFGYDISDYTGIHPLFGNMADFDTLLEEVHQRGMKLLLDLVPNHTSDQHPWFLESRSGRDNPKRDWYIWHDPLQDGGTPNNWLSMFGGNAWEWDHTTQQYYYHAFLKEQPDLNWRNPEVQQAMFDVMRFWLKKGVDGFRVDVMWHMIKDAQFRNNPPDPHYEPHMSTYSQLLPVYSTDQPEVHELVHKMRSVMEEFDDERVMIGEIYLPIHQLVSYYGVNNNGAHLPFNFQLLTLPWQALQISTAIDQYEGALPVDGWPNWVLSNHDQHRIASRVGVQQARVAAMLLLTLRGTPTIYYGDEIAMRNVAIPFDEVVDPQGLNMPDKNLSRDPSRTPMQWDNSRNAGFTEGKPWLRLSKIFHRANVEMQQRDPYSMLTLHKRLISLRTNEPALDAGSYAPIFSDNQMLAYKREAEGADSFLIVLNLTHSPCYFRPPNFSFSGKVEIATIPESEGIELSDTISLDGDEGLVIRLK, from the coding sequence ATGGATAAAAAATGGTGGCAGACAGGCATTATTTACCAGGTATACCCCCGTAGTTTTCAGGATAGCAATGGCGATGGGGTAGGCGATCTCAAAGGTATCCTGCAAAGGCTCGATTACCTGCAATGGCTGGGCATCAATGCCGTATGGCTTTCACCCATCTATCCTTCGCCCATGGCCGATTTTGGATACGATATTTCCGATTACACAGGCATCCATCCCTTGTTTGGTAACATGGCGGACTTCGATACGCTGCTGGAAGAAGTACACCAGCGGGGCATGAAATTACTGCTGGACCTGGTACCCAATCACACCTCAGATCAGCATCCCTGGTTCCTGGAATCCCGCTCCGGCAGGGATAATCCGAAGCGGGACTGGTATATCTGGCATGACCCCTTACAGGATGGTGGTACACCGAATAACTGGCTGAGTATGTTCGGCGGTAATGCATGGGAATGGGATCATACCACCCAACAATACTATTATCATGCGTTTTTAAAAGAACAGCCTGACCTGAACTGGCGTAATCCTGAAGTGCAACAGGCGATGTTCGATGTAATGCGTTTCTGGTTAAAGAAAGGTGTAGACGGTTTTCGCGTGGATGTAATGTGGCATATGATCAAAGATGCACAGTTCCGCAATAACCCGCCCGATCCGCATTATGAACCCCACATGAGTACGTATTCGCAATTGCTGCCGGTATATTCCACAGATCAGCCGGAAGTACACGAACTTGTACATAAGATGCGTTCAGTGATGGAAGAGTTTGATGATGAGAGAGTGATGATCGGGGAAATCTATCTGCCCATTCACCAGTTGGTGAGCTACTATGGTGTGAATAATAACGGGGCACATCTGCCCTTCAATTTCCAGTTGCTCACATTGCCCTGGCAGGCCTTACAGATCTCAACCGCCATCGATCAGTACGAAGGCGCGTTGCCCGTCGATGGCTGGCCAAACTGGGTACTGAGCAACCATGACCAGCACCGGATAGCCAGCAGGGTAGGAGTACAGCAGGCACGCGTAGCCGCTATGCTATTGTTGACACTGCGGGGTACGCCCACTATTTATTATGGAGATGAAATTGCAATGCGCAATGTGGCGATCCCCTTTGATGAGGTGGTAGATCCGCAGGGATTGAATATGCCGGATAAGAATCTGAGCAGAGACCCATCGCGTACACCCATGCAATGGGATAATTCCAGGAATGCCGGCTTTACAGAAGGTAAGCCCTGGCTGCGCTTATCAAAGATCTTTCACCGGGCGAATGTGGAGATGCAACAGCGGGACCCGTATTCCATGCTTACACTGCACAAGCGGCTGATATCACTGAGAACAAATGAACCCGCGCTGGACGCCGGCAGCTATGCTCCAATATTTTCAGATAACCAGATGCTGGCGTATAAAAGGGAAGCAGAAGGGGCAGATTCGTTTTTAATAGTATTGAATCTAACACACTCACCTTGTTATTTCAGGCCACCTAATTTTAGTTTTTCCGGTAAGGTGGAAATAGCTACGATACCGGAATCAGAAGGGATTGAGCTGAGTGATACAATTAGCCTGGATGGAGATGAGGGCCTGGTCATCAGGCTGAAATAG
- a CDS encoding sugar-binding protein, with amino-acid sequence MRKTGFLLMMVLFAHHLSFAQSDGLPRGAYQLPYTRYEADNATLSGGAVVQSSPQFVQTDIASEASDQKYVSLSANNASIEWTLTAAAQGLDLRFTIPDDNAGNGLSGSLGLYVNGTKVRDIALSSYWAYQYFPAADPVQTPGGKTFMRFDEVHFRLANALNAGDKIMIKKDNGDGLTYGVDFIELEPVPVALSQPANYLSVTDYGAVANDQNDDFAAFNACIAAAASQGKNVYIPAGRFLLSDKLTLNVSNLKIQGAGVWYTEVYFSTDKQFYGGIYARASNVEISNFSLNTQNNDRLVYNESNPRLPAEMYKTYKGFMGTYGTGSRVHDMWVEHFECGFWIAGYDAPYPVDITTDLQISKCRIRNNYADGVNFCQGTSNSIVEQCSLRNNGDDALAVWPNNAAGVTTACKNDIFRYNTVENNWRAGGAALFGGTGHEIHHSVFKDGVAGSAIRFTNDFGGFTFEYPGNVIRVYENTITGCGTSYDLWNQKRGAIEFFAGTGIFNLQFDNNTILRSQRDAIQMYGSNLHHIVFNNTNIDGTGLDPVTRDEAADVYGGFGLYVQAGSQTATFNNLTVTNAESGAYINKNPGFQLIIQNINIPVTGVAIKPANDTTLTTGQSLQLSAEITPVDATNKVVSWVSPDSTIAKVDATGKVTAVGYGTATIKVTTASGNFTATRKVTILPGVNIIATQANAAEGGSAGMFTISTVALSKTIAVKYALSGTTSAADYTPALSGSVTLTPATPSATITVMPVDDNIFEGPETLKLTLLKDTTYNLGGDTVAVVTIADNENPPCVAPVIALLADSLRAPSKAISNVVLGSMPADYAGSWKALYDNTNLYLRITMNDATKINDSGDSWWEDDAVEIFIDGDNSKGTAYDGLNDFQLGFRWNDPVIHAGSNSVNRTTGITFQQTATSVNITIPWSTIGVTPGIGKTIGLDVQIDDDDNGGTRDAQMTSFATNTTAFGNPSVFGTVYLTTCNNALFANAGPDQSLAAGTTSTTLAGAGSNGATYAWTQLSGPASTISNATVASPAVSGLSNGNTYVYQLTVSNGSQSATDQVVITVANTTSGVMVKAATPVLDGVLESNWNLSQTISKTTVGSVNNTATFGLLWDATNLYVGVKVLDAALYNDTPDAWDNDAVEVFINANNTVKQFIKTYNSSNTAIISGGYSVEFAIPWSQLGITPAAGMSVGFDIGYDDDDNGGARDGQAVWYGTVDDYQSTANYGTIVLGAANALASVTRMNAMTDEKAPALLISPNPAVNGQTKITTPGNGYIMIYDMSGKQVYGAKALQTMNLRLQHLVKGMYIVKYVNAELVQTKPLLIQ; translated from the coding sequence ATGAGAAAAACCGGTTTCCTTTTAATGATGGTCCTTTTTGCGCACCATCTTTCTTTTGCCCAGAGTGATGGGCTGCCACGAGGCGCTTACCAGCTGCCTTACACCCGTTATGAAGCTGACAATGCCACCCTGAGTGGTGGTGCCGTTGTGCAATCCTCGCCGCAATTTGTGCAGACGGACATTGCCTCGGAAGCTTCGGATCAGAAATACGTGAGCCTATCGGCAAACAATGCTTCTATTGAATGGACGCTCACTGCCGCCGCACAGGGGCTGGATCTTCGCTTTACAATACCGGATGATAATGCCGGCAATGGCCTCAGTGGCTCACTGGGTCTTTATGTAAACGGTACGAAAGTGAGAGACATTGCACTGTCTTCTTACTGGGCCTACCAGTATTTCCCTGCTGCCGACCCGGTACAGACACCGGGTGGCAAAACCTTTATGCGCTTTGATGAGGTGCATTTCAGGCTGGCGAATGCACTGAACGCCGGCGATAAGATCATGATTAAAAAAGACAATGGTGACGGGCTCACCTATGGGGTCGATTTTATTGAACTCGAGCCCGTACCAGTGGCATTGTCGCAACCGGCTAATTACTTGTCTGTAACAGATTATGGCGCGGTTGCCAATGACCAGAATGATGACTTTGCCGCGTTCAATGCATGTATTGCCGCAGCTGCGTCACAGGGAAAGAACGTGTACATTCCGGCGGGGCGATTTTTATTAAGTGATAAGCTGACACTGAATGTCAGCAACCTGAAAATACAGGGTGCCGGTGTGTGGTATACGGAAGTGTATTTCTCGACAGACAAACAATTTTATGGGGGCATCTATGCCCGGGCGAGTAATGTGGAGATTTCGAATTTTAGCCTGAATACGCAGAACAATGACCGCCTGGTGTACAATGAAAGCAATCCCCGCCTGCCTGCTGAAATGTATAAGACCTATAAGGGCTTTATGGGCACCTATGGAACAGGATCACGGGTGCATGATATGTGGGTAGAGCATTTTGAATGCGGGTTCTGGATTGCGGGATATGATGCACCGTACCCGGTGGATATTACCACTGACCTGCAGATTTCAAAATGCCGTATCAGGAATAATTATGCAGATGGGGTGAACTTCTGTCAGGGTACTTCCAATTCCATAGTAGAGCAATGTAGTTTACGCAACAATGGGGATGATGCACTGGCTGTGTGGCCGAATAATGCGGCGGGTGTAACGACTGCCTGTAAGAATGATATTTTCCGGTATAATACCGTGGAGAATAATTGGCGGGCTGGTGGTGCCGCCCTTTTTGGTGGTACGGGTCATGAGATCCATCACTCTGTTTTTAAAGATGGTGTGGCTGGCTCTGCGATCCGCTTTACGAATGATTTTGGAGGCTTTACTTTTGAGTATCCCGGGAATGTGATCAGGGTATATGAAAATACGATCACCGGTTGTGGTACCAGTTATGACCTGTGGAATCAAAAGCGCGGGGCCATTGAGTTTTTTGCAGGTACAGGTATTTTCAATTTGCAGTTTGACAATAATACTATTCTGCGTTCACAAAGAGACGCCATACAAATGTACGGATCTAATCTTCATCATATCGTGTTTAATAATACGAATATTGATGGCACAGGTCTGGATCCAGTAACGCGGGATGAGGCAGCGGATGTTTATGGCGGTTTTGGGTTGTATGTACAGGCCGGCAGCCAGACGGCTACCTTCAATAATCTGACGGTGACAAACGCCGAATCCGGGGCTTATATTAACAAAAACCCAGGCTTTCAGCTGATCATCCAGAACATCAATATTCCGGTGACAGGAGTTGCCATTAAACCAGCGAATGATACGACCCTGACAACGGGGCAATCATTGCAATTATCTGCAGAAATTACACCGGTAGATGCCACGAATAAGGTGGTAAGCTGGGTGAGCCCGGATAGTACAATTGCAAAGGTAGATGCTACTGGCAAGGTGACGGCTGTGGGTTATGGCACAGCTACTATAAAAGTGACGACTGCCAGTGGTAATTTTACAGCTACCAGAAAGGTGACGATACTGCCCGGGGTAAATATTATTGCAACGCAGGCGAATGCAGCAGAAGGTGGCAGTGCAGGCATGTTTACCATCAGTACCGTTGCATTGTCTAAAACGATTGCAGTGAAGTATGCCCTGAGTGGTACGACAAGTGCAGCGGATTATACACCTGCCCTGAGTGGTAGTGTTACTTTGACACCAGCAACACCTTCTGCTACCATTACTGTTATGCCTGTGGATGATAATATTTTCGAAGGACCTGAGACATTGAAATTAACGCTATTAAAAGACACTACGTATAATTTAGGTGGTGATACAGTGGCGGTGGTAACCATTGCGGATAATGAAAACCCGCCTTGTGTAGCTCCTGTAATTGCCTTGCTGGCAGATAGCCTGCGTGCACCATCAAAGGCAATCAGTAATGTGGTGCTGGGAAGTATGCCGGCTGACTATGCAGGTTCCTGGAAGGCACTGTATGATAATACGAACCTGTACCTCCGGATTACGATGAATGATGCGACGAAGATAAATGATTCCGGCGATAGCTGGTGGGAGGATGATGCAGTGGAGATCTTCATTGACGGAGATAATAGTAAAGGAACTGCCTACGATGGCTTGAATGATTTTCAGTTGGGTTTCAGGTGGAATGATCCCGTGATACATGCGGGGAGTAATTCTGTGAATCGTACGACAGGCATTACTTTTCAGCAGACGGCTACTTCAGTAAACATTACGATTCCATGGTCTACGATTGGGGTTACGCCGGGTATTGGCAAAACGATCGGACTGGATGTACAGATCGATGATGATGATAATGGTGGCACGCGGGATGCACAGATGACAAGCTTTGCGACGAATACTACTGCTTTCGGGAATCCGTCTGTATTTGGTACAGTGTACCTCACAACCTGTAATAATGCACTGTTCGCGAATGCAGGCCCGGATCAGTCATTGGCAGCAGGTACGACTTCGACTACGCTTGCAGGTGCTGGTTCCAATGGTGCCACTTATGCATGGACGCAGTTAAGTGGGCCTGCTTCTACCATTAGTAATGCTACAGTGGCATCGCCTGCGGTATCCGGATTAAGTAATGGAAATACTTATGTGTACCAGCTCACGGTTAGTAATGGTTCGCAGTCCGCTACTGATCAGGTAGTGATTACGGTAGCGAACACCACTTCTGGTGTGATGGTAAAAGCCGCTACGCCGGTATTAGATGGTGTATTGGAGAGTAACTGGAACCTGTCGCAGACGATTTCAAAAACCACGGTGGGCAGCGTAAATAATACGGCTACGTTTGGGTTACTCTGGGATGCCACAAATTTGTATGTGGGAGTAAAAGTACTGGATGCGGCCTTGTATAATGATACGCCGGATGCATGGGATAATGATGCGGTAGAGGTATTTATTAATGCCAATAATACAGTAAAGCAGTTTATTAAAACTTATAATAGCAGTAATACAGCAATTATCAGTGGTGGGTATAGTGTGGAGTTTGCCATTCCGTGGTCACAGCTGGGGATTACGCCAGCAGCAGGGATGTCGGTTGGTTTTGATATAGGATATGATGATGACGATAATGGCGGTGCACGCGATGGACAGGCGGTGTGGTATGGTACGGTGGATGATTATCAGAGTACAGCTAATTATGGAACGATTGTGTTGGGTGCGGCGAATGCATTGGCTTCTGTAACCAGGATGAACGCAATGACTGATGAAAAGGCACCTGCATTATTAATTAGTCCTAACCCAGCTGTCAATGGTCAGACTAAGATCACGACTCCCGGTAATGGCTATATTATGATCTATGATATGAGCGGAAAGCAGGTGTATGGAGCGAAAGCTTTGCAGACGATGAATTTGCGGCTGCAGCATTTAGTGAAGGGCATGTATATTGTGAAGTATGTTAATGCGGAATTAGTGCAGACGAAACCGTTATTAATACAATAA
- a CDS encoding CPCC family cysteine-rich protein, producing MPDQIIISREDAMTLLAWQKLLTMHPEKRKGIVAEILIESDKADDEIEDAHVDGQEYNHDIVDYLRSGLLNVTNEFIEEDLKELYHHEIGIEGEPLLYEPCPCCGYRTVEESGAYDVCPNCYWEDDGNEDPAKYSSVNHLTLQQGRDNYKEMGASDPAYIDIVNKHPNKYLKA from the coding sequence ATGCCCGATCAAATTATCATCAGCCGCGAAGATGCCATGACCTTATTAGCCTGGCAAAAACTGCTCACCATGCATCCGGAAAAAAGAAAGGGCATCGTCGCTGAAATATTAATTGAATCAGATAAAGCAGATGATGAGATCGAGGATGCTCATGTGGATGGACAGGAATATAATCATGACATCGTAGATTATCTCAGGTCCGGATTGCTCAACGTGACCAACGAGTTTATAGAGGAAGATCTCAAAGAGCTGTATCATCATGAAATAGGGATTGAGGGGGAGCCCTTACTCTATGAACCCTGCCCTTGCTGCGGGTATCGTACCGTGGAGGAATCAGGTGCTTATGATGTGTGCCCCAATTGTTATTGGGAGGATGATGGGAATGAAGATCCTGCAAAATACAGTTCAGTAAATCATCTCACTTTACAGCAGGGAAGGGATAATTATAAGGAGATGGGCGCTTCCGATCCTGCTTATATTGACATTGTAAACAAGCATCCCAATAAGTACCTGAAAGCCTGA